The following proteins are encoded in a genomic region of Oncorhynchus kisutch isolate 150728-3 linkage group LG6, Okis_V2, whole genome shotgun sequence:
- the LOC109892839 gene encoding uncharacterized protein LOC109892839 isoform X1: protein MDRNDERIKRALRRRPYVLKPVRVNTPDSVLWPTSKVHRRSKPSNSVQTPQIHKRPPIIVSYGQDQTSGDGWSINPEPLSQSGRVTRLIERKYHDVISSSSSDDFSIYSFTDCESECDDEDHERRTPKLKVENGKVTMLDVRDMDEDDDLSLHSFDESDFLSPGKVSGPVSVKNGLSPLVTSAHRTLAEALRALPSAVGSPYPVNVPRPRTPLNPVIIAPPRTENFPYRHSPRLAPITNLSETGRKLLQEMAGVAPQEGKVNKKKKGKAKKELKQEKASETKQMGNVGESKEEDKKEEKKSLRKRFLQWLLPKLRCSKT, encoded by the exons ATGGATCGTAATGATGAGAGAATCAAAAGAGCTTTAAGACGCCGTCCTTATGTG TTGAAACCAGTGAGGGTGAACACCCCTGATTCCGTGTTGTGGCCAACCAGCAAGGTGCACAGAAGGTCAAAGCCT TCTAATTCAGTGCAGacccctcagatccacaaaaggcCT CCAATCATTGTGAGCTATGGGCAGGACCAGACATCTGGGGATGGATGGAGCATCAATCCAGAGCCTCTCAGCCAG tcTGGAAGGGTGACTCGGCTGATAGAGAGAAAATATCACGACGTGATCTCATCCTCCAGTTCTGATGACTTTTCCATCTACTccttcactgactgtgaatctgAG TGTGATGATGAGGATCATGAAAGGAGGACACCAAAGCTGAAAGTTGAGAATGGAAAGGTGACAATGCTTGATGTGAGGGATATGGACGAGGATGATGATCTGTCTCTCCACTCCTTCGATGAGTCAGACTTCCTG AGCCCAGGGAAGGTCTCAGGTCCTGTATCTGTCAAGAatggcctctctcctcttgtaACCTCAGCACACCGGACACTGGCTGAAGCCCTACGGGCCCTGCCCTCTGCTGTAGGCTCTCCCTACCCAGTAAATGTTCCAAGGCCTCGGACTCCTCTCAACCCTGTCATTATCGCTCCGCCCCGAACAGAGAACTTCCCATACCGCCACAGCCCTCGCCTGGCTCCCATCACCAACCTGAGCGAGACCGGCAGGAAGCTGCTCCAGGAAATGGCTGGAGTGGCCCCACAG GAAGGGAAGGTCAATAAGAAAAAGAAGGGCAAGGCCAAAAAAGAATTGAAGCAAGAGAAGGCCAGTGAGACGAAACAGATGGGAAATGTTGGAGAAAGTAAGGAGGAAGACAAGAAAGAGGAAAAGAAGAGTCTGAGGAAGAG GTTTCTTCAGTGGCTGCTGCCCAAACTGAGATGTTCTAAGACATAA
- the LOC109892839 gene encoding uncharacterized protein LOC109892839 isoform X2 codes for MDRNDERIKRALRRRPYVLKPVRVNTPDSVLWPTSKVHRRSKPSNSVQTPQIHKRPPIIVSYGQDQTSGDGWSINPEPLSQSGRVTRLIERKYHDVISSSSSDDFSIYSFTDCESECDDEDHERRTPKLKVENGKVTMLDVRDMDEDDDLSLHSFDESDFLSPGKVSGPVSVKNGLSPLVTSAHRTLAEALRALPSAVGSPYPVNVPRPRTPLNPVIIAPPRTENFPYRHSPRLAPITNLSETGRKLLQEMAGVAPQVSSVAAAQTEMF; via the exons ATGGATCGTAATGATGAGAGAATCAAAAGAGCTTTAAGACGCCGTCCTTATGTG TTGAAACCAGTGAGGGTGAACACCCCTGATTCCGTGTTGTGGCCAACCAGCAAGGTGCACAGAAGGTCAAAGCCT TCTAATTCAGTGCAGacccctcagatccacaaaaggcCT CCAATCATTGTGAGCTATGGGCAGGACCAGACATCTGGGGATGGATGGAGCATCAATCCAGAGCCTCTCAGCCAG tcTGGAAGGGTGACTCGGCTGATAGAGAGAAAATATCACGACGTGATCTCATCCTCCAGTTCTGATGACTTTTCCATCTACTccttcactgactgtgaatctgAG TGTGATGATGAGGATCATGAAAGGAGGACACCAAAGCTGAAAGTTGAGAATGGAAAGGTGACAATGCTTGATGTGAGGGATATGGACGAGGATGATGATCTGTCTCTCCACTCCTTCGATGAGTCAGACTTCCTG AGCCCAGGGAAGGTCTCAGGTCCTGTATCTGTCAAGAatggcctctctcctcttgtaACCTCAGCACACCGGACACTGGCTGAAGCCCTACGGGCCCTGCCCTCTGCTGTAGGCTCTCCCTACCCAGTAAATGTTCCAAGGCCTCGGACTCCTCTCAACCCTGTCATTATCGCTCCGCCCCGAACAGAGAACTTCCCATACCGCCACAGCCCTCGCCTGGCTCCCATCACCAACCTGAGCGAGACCGGCAGGAAGCTGCTCCAGGAAATGGCTGGAGTGGCCCCACAG GTTTCTTCAGTGGCTGCTGCCCAAACTGAGATGTTCTAA
- the LOC116374391 gene encoding uncharacterized protein LOC116374391 → MANAAENVVDFFWLKKHFHSLGYTEKVRIKSEGRPLLEIGFMKKKARWIVLMRESKEMPPLCANHCELWAGPNIWGWSINPEPLSQSGRVTRLIERKYDDVISSSSSDDFSIYSFTDCESECDDEDHERRTPPLKIENGNVTKLDVRDMDEDDLSLHFFDESDFLSPGKVSGPVSVKNGLSPLVTSAHRTLAKPYGPCPLL, encoded by the exons atggccaaCGCTGCCGAAAATGTTGTGGATTTTTTTTGGTTGAAAAAACATTTTCATTCTCTGGGGTACACGGAAAAGGTGCGAATTAAAAGCGAGGGTCGACCTCTGCTTGAGATCGGTTTCATGAAGAAG AAAGCAAGATGGATTGTATTGATGAGAGAATCAAAAGAGATGCCGCCCTTATGTG CCAATCATTGTGAGCTGTGGGCAGGACCAAACATCTGGGGATGGAGCATCAATCCAGAGCCTCTCAGCCAG tcTGGAAGGGTGACTCGGCTGATAGAGAGAAAATATGATGACGTGATCTCATCCTCCAGTTCTGATGACTTTTCCATCTACTccttcactgactgtgaatctgAG TGTGATGATGAGGATCATGAAAGGAGGACACCACCGCTGAAAATTGAGAATGGAAATGTGACAAAGCTTGATGTGAGGGATATGGACGAGGATGATCTGTCTCTCCACTTCTTCGATGAGTCAGACTTCCTG AGCCCAGGGAAGGTCTCAGGTCCTGTATCTGTCAAGAATGGCCTCTCTCCCCTTGTGACCTCAGCACACCGGACCCTGGCGAAGCCCTACGGGCCCTGCCCTCTGCTGTAG